CAGTACTAAACAGACTGGTTGCATTCAGGTCATGTTGATATGTTTCaagttttaatgttaaaaatagtttgagtgttttgttttcatgatatTGTGTAGATGACGTGGCGTGTGCAGACCCTGAGCTGTGTAATCAGATTTGTGGAAACCCAGTGGGTTGTTCAGACACAGCTTACGCCAGACTGGTCATGGAACTGCTGCCTGCAGGTGAGATAGTTTTCACTTGTTCCGCCTCCTGTAatgccttttttctctctttatacatatttaatgccaatctctgtgtgttttccctccCAGGGCTTCGAGGTTTGATGATGGCGGTAATGATTGCTGCCCTAATGTCCTCTCTGACCTCCATCTTCAACAGCGCCAGCACCCTTTTCACAATGGATCTATGGAAGACTTTCAGAACCCGGGCATCCGAGTGGGAACTTATGATTGTGGGCAGGTAAGTGACCCCCTGCGGACAGGAAGGCATCATGCAACAATAACATGCTTTTTAACATGTCAAGAAAGTCCAACTTTAATGATTATTAATGATTATGATAATGATTTGTGATCATTATTTAGGTAGTGAACTTACTAATCatctttattataattttcattaatttatgcatttatttttttccctctcctcctctttctcctcggACATACCTGCACATACCTCTGGTCACACCTATTAACATACAGTAGTTATATATGACAAACATAGACAACACACTTTCATACATGCATACTAACAATCCTCTAACTAACAAAAACAACCAGAGatctgtttcatatttcatatgttaatgtttgtatattttgtgttttattaacaaatatttacaaaaaaagagctTAAAAAAATGGTTGGACAGTGTCTGAGGAATACAGAGGGTCACCCTGCTGACTGCTTTTTTCCACTGAGGCTttaagttaaaggttaaagaCTTAAACATCTTGGCAAATATTTCATTCCCACTCAGACCATCTACAATTAAAGTATACACCACGCATGGCATTATAATGCACTGGATGACATCACCCACAAAATTGCATATTAAATCATTGTATCTTTCTTCACCCAAACCATAACCCCTCTTTCCACATTTTATTAAGTAATGGCTTCACCAGATTTTCCTGTCTAGCCAACacgcgcgcacgcacacacgcacacgcacacacacacacacacacacacacacacacacacacacacacacacacacacacacacacacacacacacacacacacacacacacacacacacacacacacacacacacacacacacacacacacacacacacacacacgcacacacacacacacacacagtattataTTCCTTACAAGCTGTCCAGTAATCAAATCTTCTGTATACCATGTCCTTGCAGAACTGAAATGAATTATTCTGTGTTAAAATCACAGatcttgtgtttcatgtgtgtgcTGCAGGGTGTTTGTTCTCgtgctggtggtggtgtctGTGCTGTGGATTCCTGTCGTCCAGGCCAGTCAGGGTGGGCAGCTTTTTATCTACATCCAGTCCATCAGCACCTACCTACAGCCCCCAGTCTCCATCATCTTCCTTGCAGGGTGCTTCTGGAAGAGGGCTAATGAGAAGGTAAGGTTGTCTCTATGCTCAATTGTAAGAATgaccaaatcattttttatcaaacatattATGTATTCATTGAGACACGGAACAAAAATAGCGCATAAGTATCAATGTTGGGGCATATTGAACATTGGGACGGTTGTATATGTAACACATTTACTGTGGATAACAGGCTGCACACAATCTTAGATACCTTACTTATTAGATGtataatcagaaataaaacatttatattcatgagGCGAAATGTGAGAAATCCCTGTTGCGTCTTCAGTCACTTTTTGAGTCCTGATTGGATAACAAAAGCTGCACTGGAACAGCTGTAACTACATGCATGAATTATTGTGCtaatcttcctcttctttcttaaaTCAGGGTGCATTCTGGGGCCTGGCTATCGGCCTGGTGGTGGGCTGCATCCGCATGTTGTTGGACTTCATTTATCCTGCGCCCCTGTGCTATGAGGAGGATGACAGGCCCGGGGTGTTGAAATACGTCCATTACCTATACTTCTCCACGTTGCTGTCCTTCCTCACACTGGCTGTGGTGGTTGtagtcagcctggctacagagGAGCCCAAACCAGAGCAGGTGAAGTCCCTTAATCACTTTAATTTTCTCTATTATTCTATTTAATTATATGGCACTAGTATTGATCTTGGGCAATTGAATCAGATGtataaattaactttttgaGTTCTTATTGCAAGCAGACCAAATGGTTTAGATTCGGTGCTTCTCACCAAAAACATTGAGTGCAtaactaaaaacataaaatgcattttgttccATAGAATTCTTCTGAAAAATAGtttcaaaaacattgtttttcagtctTCTTCCATAAGTGCTGCTGCACAAGATACAAAGAACACAAGGCTCCGCTCATTTCAACATCTCTCTACAGCACCACAAGGGGTCAATAACAACGCAGGGTACCTTGTATAAAAACAGTTTTAGCTTAAAGTACACCAATATTCAACTGTACCCAAATGTATCATCATTTTGGTCCATCAGAAAAGCATGTCAGCCTATTTTTGTTGTAAATCACACCTGACTTATAATATAAACAGCTAAAGGTGCAAGCCAGTTATATACTCATACCCTCTGACTAATAACTGCAGGAGAATAAATCAGATATCTTTGTAAGTTTACTTTTTGAATATCTTTCTTTGAACAGATTAGCCGCCTCACCTGGTTCACTAGGTCCGACCCGGTGGAGCCCAAAGAGCAGGTCTATTCAGTGGAGCGGAGCAGTCAGAGCTTAGAGGTGATCCCTAGTCAGCTACATGAGATGGAAGTCACAATAAGAGAGCAGGAGAGCAGCAACGGAAAAGCATGTCAGCACAGGAAAGGTGGGTCTCTGTTCTGAGCTGCCATTACACTTATCCATTTGTCAGTCAGTCCTGCTGGTGAACGCAccctctttcttccttccttctgaACTCTCCAGACTCCTCATCATCCGTGTCCAGCGTCCAGAGCCAGTCCAGGCTGATGTCTGCCCTCTACTGGGTGTGTgggatggagagaaggagggaaggagtCGATAATCCTGTGACGCGTCCTGCACCTGAACAAGCTATCTGTTCTCTGGAGGAAAAGCCACGACTAAGAGTCATTGTTAACGTTAACCTCGTAATTTGCCTCTCTGTAACTGCCTTCATCATCGGCTACTGGGGTTGACAGGCAGGTCATGAAACTCTCAGTGGACACTTGGTGTGTGGGGTGGGTAAATAACtgtgtatatattattttttcagagtgtgaaaaacattcaactttcttcttgtttttggtCTTAAAACTGACAGTAAAATTGAACATGTTCATACAGCGATGttatttcctttaaaacacacgGTTCTTTGTCATGTTTAACAATTCGTACAATTTCACAACATTGATGCCTGAAAGAATGCTTACGTCACATATTTTGATAAAAgctcctctcctcatctttttgtaaaataataacaactGAAAATGATACCCTACACTGACTACGATGACTGATGCAGGTGAAGTCCCCTACAGGCTTTGCATCCACCTTTGTTTGAGGatcaattacattttgacaAATAACTGAAAAGAAGCttacaaaactgtaaaatgctGAACAACCTTTAATTATCAAGAATAATGATGCATTGTATGATGCATTATGTGCGGAAAAGCCAACATAAAAATGCtaacaaatagaaaataaaaaaacataatcaaagaGCTGAAAACACCCCAACAAAGAAAAGATTGTCAGCCGTGTGAAATTATACACAAAGAAGAATTTTGATGTATTTGGTCATAGCTTTGAGCTTGAGTGGGAGTGATCAATTACAAGCtatgtattaaaaatataattaacataatcaatgtattttaaaaaaatcccttttattGAGGAAAACTAATCTAATCTGTGgtttaaagacattttgagcTTGTCAAACCAGGCCATTTGGAATCAaataatattgaaatgaaataaaataatattctacCCACTGGATTAATAGAAGGAAAAATGAAATACTAAAACGTACAGCATGTGTACTGTAGAGAGCACACCACTGGAAGACAACTGCATCTTATATTGCACAGAATAGTTTGGTCATGAGCAACAATAATAGGAGCTGAGCAGCTCTAAATTTTCATAAAATTTCCTTAGGCCCATTTCCATTTCTTTGGTCATTAACACTTGTATGCTGAGTGTGAAGTGGGTCAGTTATTGAAAAGCCCTTTAAACTGAACATCACATTCAGCCAGTTGAAACTGACAAATCGGAAAATTATAAATAGATCATCAGTGGCTGTCTAACACTCAAATATCTCCACACAActttactgaataaaaaaatactagtTGCCAGGTCTATGTTGTGTTAAAACCAGAATAACAGATTTCTATCTCCAAAAACAATTCTAGCATCAAACCTGTGTTATCAATTgctagatatatatatatataaaacaaaaaagaagagacaaGTGAAAGCTTAGCACCCTTTGAATTCAGCTGCTATGTGTtcaggttatatatatatatatttaagtctCATTAGCCTCGGGGCTAAAAAGGCTCTGCAGTCCAATCtttaaaaaacctgcaaaaTAGAACAAAGGGAGTTTTATATGAAGTCCAATAGCTGGACAGGAATGTTGATGTTTCTCTGGGGTGAGTCTCAGCAAATCAGAAGAAAAGGCAGCCATTTTTTCCCAGAAAGCAGTCTGGCATCATGTGCATGGAGCGTGAGGAGCTGGGCTGAAGTGACAGGTCTGAGTTTCCCGTCTGATATTTGATTCTAAACATTCAAATCTGTTACATGGACCAGCTGAGTGAAGGAGGATTTGGACGACAGCGATCCCTCATTTTTTCACAGAGCGGTGAACTCTGTCTGGATCTGAGGGTCTGATTGCGGGGCAGGGGTGGTGGTGGGCTCCTGACCAGCAGAGCTCTCCCCTTGTTGGTCCACAATCACCTCAGGGATGAGGGCTCGTCCAATCCCCTTTAGAAATAGGCCTCCATCTGTGCAGGGCAGTTAGAGAGACGTATCAGCAAATAAATCTGTTTAGACGCATCTTAAACTCGGGTTCAAGCGGTGAAACAAACATattagccacacacacaccccaccccaccccaccccccccccacacacacacacacacacacacacacacacagacacacagacagacagacagacagacagacagacagacacacgtTATTTCAAACAGGGGAGCGCACACACCACCTTTGTAAGACACCAAGGATTGATGGTTCTTTTAAGTCTAGTCAATATTGCAATAATAGTAACAGCTAAGTGACGTTTCTAGAGGTGGAGGCAGTTATTTGAGAATATCCTTGGTGTGTTAATCATTAAATGCGACACATTTTCTACACAGATCTGCTCAAGAAAATGTACATACAGAATAACAGCACACAATCAGTTTGAAGTCTGTTTTTAAGGGAATGTCCGTTATCACAGAAAACTGTTAGCAGACAAAAGGCCTCAGCATCGGGAATGGTGTGGGAATCCCAAGCATGTTAGTGTCACTGGACAGCAGGGTTAGATGCAGGACAAATGCATACTAATATAcatagatatatgtatattaatatgTGCACAGCAACACCAACATGCAGCAAAACAGAAGCAAGGTTAAcacatcagccaatcagatcctTACCATTACCTGCCTTGCAAAGCTCATCTT
This genomic window from Anoplopoma fimbria isolate UVic2021 breed Golden Eagle Sablefish chromosome 11, Afim_UVic_2022, whole genome shotgun sequence contains:
- the slc5a11 gene encoding sodium/myo-inositol cotransporter 2 translates to MWRTKRSTVDGYFLAGKNMTWWPVGASLFASNIGSGHFIGLAGSGAAAGIGAIAYEWNGLLMLLLLGWLFLPIYIASGVMTMPEYLQRRFGGRRTQIFIAVLSLFIYIFTKISVDMYAGALFIQLALQWNIYLAVVVLLSITALYTVAGGLAAVIYTDAVQTAIMLAGALTLMGFSFAEVGGWDALMDGYLNAIPSIRVPNSTCGIPREDSFHIFRDPVNSDLPWPGVIIGMSIPSMWYWCSDQVIVQRSLAAKTLTHAKGGSLMAAYLKILPFFIIMLPGMISRILYTDDVACADPELCNQICGNPVGCSDTAYARLVMELLPAGLRGLMMAVMIAALMSSLTSIFNSASTLFTMDLWKTFRTRASEWELMIVGRVFVLVLVVVSVLWIPVVQASQGGQLFIYIQSISTYLQPPVSIIFLAGCFWKRANEKGAFWGLAIGLVVGCIRMLLDFIYPAPLCYEEDDRPGVLKYVHYLYFSTLLSFLTLAVVVVVSLATEEPKPEQISRLTWFTRSDPVEPKEQVYSVERSSQSLEVIPSQLHEMEVTIREQESSNGKACQHRKDSSSSVSSVQSQSRLMSALYWVCGMERRREGVDNPVTRPAPEQAICSLEEKPRLRVIVNVNLVICLSVTAFIIGYWG